The Anabas testudineus chromosome 14, fAnaTes1.2, whole genome shotgun sequence genome includes a region encoding these proteins:
- the synj1 gene encoding synaptojanin-1 isoform X3, whose amino-acid sequence MAFSKGYRIYHKLDPPPYSVIVETRTREECLMFESGAVAVLSTAEKEAIKNTYTKIVDAYGILGVLRLNLGDSMLHSLVVVTGCSSVGKVQDSEVFRVTQTDFISLKNDPGDEDRIAEVRKVLNSGHFYFAWSSTGVSMDLSLNAHRRILQDTTDNRFFWNQSLHLHLKHYGVNCDDWLLRLMCGGVEIRTIYAGHKQAKACIFSRLSSERAGTRFNVRGTNDDGQVANFVETEQVIFLDDKVSSFIQIRGSIPLFWEQPGIQKKSIKGVFMHLHGNRHPNGLDENPHLVGSHRVKLSRGFEANAPAFERHFTALRRLYGKQVIVNLLGSKEGEHMLSKAFQSHLKASEHAAAVKMVNFDYHQNVKGGKADKLHSVLKPQLDKFVEDCGFFYYSGEMGITKTQGGTIRSNCLDCLDRTNSVQAFFALEMLPNQLEIMGLTGKPQLVARFQEVFRTMWSANGDSISKIYAGTGALDGKAKGGKLKDGARSVTRTIQNNFFDSSKQEAIDILRLGSTLNSDLADKARALLTTSSLYASPRVLLGMCQNYHKYTRPRKIRVSVGTWNVNGGKQFRSIAFRNQTLNDWLLDAPKKAGHLEFQDSKAHPIDIFAIGFQEMVELNAGNIVSASTTNQKLWAAELQKNISRDHKYVLLASEQLVGVCLFVFIRPQHAPFIRDVAVDTVKTGMGGATGNKGGVAIRLLFHTTSICFVCSHFAAGQSQVKERNDDYNEITRRLTFPMGRLLYSHDYVFWCGDFNYRISLPNEEVKDLIKQQNLDALTAGDQLLDQKNAGLIFRGFTEGKLDFAPTYKYDLFSEDYDTSEKCRTPAWTDRILWKRRKWNFNKTAEEMNVVGAASTSGENEDDPDQYWSPGTLKYYGRAELKTSDHRPVVSVIDVDILEVDPEARHQVYKDVIALQGPPDGTILVSLCSSGPDDYFDDALIDELLDKFSNFGEVILIRFVEEKMWVTFLEGYSALAALSLSASTVLGKVIDIRLKSPGWIKSLEEEMSVERICGSIPTSASSSLLAEDTDMGDDDYDMEGDVDEEVEEILPQHLQPGAGSGPGSSPLPSPRSSPCPSPTHGEPAAPSRPSRATQPSRPSQGPPVDFQPGAPTSQGMEPKRPPPPRPNAPPARPAPPQRPPPPSGRGQTAVGAPGPGGASRPNIPPRAGVISMPPQSRPPPPSHPGAPRPIPEVHPGAPRPIPDTHPGAPRPVPPAQAKSMELPLGPPPATTPPSMRPQLPSPMQAPMQPQPAAPSVQSQLPPPMQPTLPAPLQPQQAPAAAAPAPAAAASAVPAGPPQALASPKPPPRSRSSHALPPDAAKSETGPAAQTNGLNGFQTEAQWKPDPFDTLTSDVLSSSSSAWHTTQSLTRGSSLRTPPSVPPSTFSSSTLPASFSHQSSALSDLQIFDSSSSSSLSTPSPFTSSLLPPPPVPSRSRSQETLRASPGPFLTDPLPTRPSSTNPFTGPLIQQNQQRRSLTPDFSIQLPPSNSNLQRTMSALTQPLIPTPAPPATSAPPPVATPTSQLQRTMSLFGPTPTLSPTPAPLPLTADLSSLPPLPLAPPSSIPPGPAPRRQPPPPGGKPTQQWVTFDDDLDFSALTKTPQTSLHIPVFASSSLDSQTPTQLSHSLFNSEPDWLSPASLAFPNLPPPIAPRTATSNPKLPERPGGDCFFPRESTER is encoded by the exons ATGGCCTTCAGCAAGGGATATCGCATTTATCACAAGCTGGACCCACCTCCCTACAGTGTCATAGTGGAAACAAGGACAAGGGAGGAATGCCTCATGTTTGAATCGGGCGCTGTTGCTGTTCTGT CGACAGCTGAGAAGGAGGccattaaaaatacatacaccAAAATTGTTGATGCCTATGGGATCCTGGGTGTCCTCCGCCTAAACCTGG GTGACTCCATGCTCCACAGTCTTGTAGTTGTGACAGGATGCAGCTCCGTGGGGAAGGTGCAGGATTCTGAGGTTTTCAGagtcacacaaacagactttATATCTCTGAAGAATGATCCAGGAGATGAGGACCGGATTGCAGAGGTGCGAAAGGTTCTCAACTCTGGACACTTCTACTTTGCCTGGTCTTCCACAGGAGTCAGCATGGACTTGAGTCTCAATGCACACCGCAGGATTCTACAAGACACTACTGATAACCGATTCTTTTG GAACCAATCTCTGCACCTGCATCTGAAACACTACGGAGTAAACTGTGATGACTGGCTGTTGAGGCTGATGTGTGGTGGTGTGGAGATCAGGACCATCTATGCAGGTCACAAACAGGCCAAGGCCTGCATCTTCTCCCGCCTCAGCTCAGAGCGAGCAGGCACTCGATTCAACGTCCGAGGAACAAATGATGATGGACAGGTGGCCAACTTTGTGGAGACTGAACAG GTTATTTTCCTGGATGACAAAGTCTCGTCCTTCATACAGATCCGTGGGTCCATTCCGCTTTTCTGGGAACAACCAGGAATCCAG AAAAAGTCCATTAAGGGTGTTTTTATGCACCTGCATGGGAATCGACACCCTAATGGACTGGATGAGAACCCCCACCTG GTTGGCTCTCACCGTGTCAAACTCTCAAGGGGATTTGAGGCAAATGCGCCAGCATTTGAAAg ACATTTCACTGCACTGCGAAGATTGTATGGAAAACAGGTGATTGTCAACCTGCTTGGGAGTAAAGAAGGAGAACACATGCTCAGCAAAGCGTTTCAG AGTCACTTGAAGGCATCAGAgcatgcagcagcagtgaaaatggTGAACTTTGACTACCATCAAAATGTGAAGGGGGGCAAGGCAGACAAACTTCACAGTGTCCTCAAACCCCAGCTCGACAAATTCGTAGAGGACTGTGGGTTCTTCTACTACTCAGGAGAGATGGGCATCACAAA GACTCAGGGTGGGACGATCAGGTCCAACTGTCTGGACTGTCTGGATAGAACCAACAGTGTACAGGCCTTTTTTGCCCTTGAG ATGCTTCCAAATCAGTTGGAGATAATGGGTCTTACAGGGAAACCCCAGCTTGTCGCCAGGTTCCAGGAGGTTTTTAGGACCATGTGGTCTGCCAATGGAGACTCTATCAGTAAAATCTACGCAGGCACCGGTGCCCTGGATGGCAAGGCCAAG gGGGGTAAGCTGAAAGATGGAGCTCGTTCTGTGACAAGGACCATCCAGAACAACTTCTTTGACAGTTCTAAGCAGGAGGCCATAGACATCCTGAGGCTGGGCTCCACACTGAACAGTGATTTGGCAGACAAAGCACGGGCCTTGCTCACCACTTCCAGTCTTTATG CCTCCCCAAGAGTATTGCTGGGAATGTGTCAGAACTACCATAAATACACAAGGCCTAGGAAGATCCGGGTATCTGTCGGTACTTGGAATGTCAATGGGGGTAAACAGTTTCGTAGCATTGCGTTCCGCAATCAGACACTTAACGATTGGCTGTTGGATGCTCCAAAGAAGGCAGGACATCTTGAGTTCCAGG ACAGCAAAGCCCACCCCATAGATATCTTTGCCATTGGTTTTCAGGAAATGGTTGAACTGAATGCCGGCAACATTGTCAGCGCCAG CACCACTAACCAGAAACTGTGGGCAGCTGAGCTTCAAAAAAATATCTCACGGGACCACAAGTATGTGCTGCTTGCTTCAGAGCAGCTGGTGggagtgtgtctgtttgttttcatccgCCCACAGCATGCACCCTTCATCAG GGATGTAGCTGTAGATACTGTAAAAACCGGGATGGGTGGGGCCACAGGCAATAAAGGAGGTGTGGCTATCCGCCTGCTGTTTCACACCACCAGTATCTGCTTCGTCTGCTCCCATTTTGCTGCTGGCCAATCACAGGTCAAGGAGAGGAACGACGACTATAATGAGATCACACGCAGGCTCACCTTCCCCATG GGTCGTCTGCTGTACTCGCATGATTACGTGTTCTGGTGTGGAGACTTTAACTATCGTATCAGCCTGCCAAATGAGGAAGTAAAAGATCTCATCAAACAGCAGAACTTGGATGCCTTGACAGCTGGGGACCAGTTGTTAGACCAGAAGAATGCTGGTTTG ATCTTCAGAGGTTTTACCGAGGGGAAGTTAGATTTTGCTCCTACCTATAAGTATGACCTCTTCTCAGAAGATTATGATACCAGTGAGAAGTGCCGCACACCAGCCTGGACTGACCGCATACtctggaagaggaggaagtggaactTTAACAAAACAG CTGAGGAGATGAATGTAGTGGGGGCAGCGTCCACATCTGGAGAGAATGAGGATGATCCAGACCAATACTGGAGCCCTGGCACTCTGAAATATTATGGCAGGGCTGAGCTTAAGACTTCAGATCACAG GCCTGTGGTGTCAGTAATAGATGTGGACATCCTGGAGGTTGACCCAGAAGCTCGACATCAGGTCTACAAAGATGTTATTGCCCTGCAGGGACCTCCAGACGGCACCATCCTGGTATCACTCTGCTCCTCCGGCCCTGATGACTACTTCGACGATGCACTCATAGACGAGCTGCTCGACAAGTTTTCTAATTTTGGAGAAGTCATCCTCATCAG GTTTGTTGAGGAGAAGATGTGGGTGACCTTCCTGGAAGGGTACTCTGCCCTGGCTGCTTTGTCTCTTAGTGCTTCCACT GTTCTAGGCAAGGTGATTGACATTCGTCTGAAGAGTCCAGGTTGGATCAAAAGTCTGGAGGAAGAGATGAGCGTGGAGAGAATCTGTGGAAGCATCCCAACCTCGGCCAGCTCTAGTCTGCTTGCTGAGGATACAGACATGGGAGACGATGATTACGATATGGAAG GTGACGTAgatgaagaggtggaggagatcCTTCCCCAGCACTTGCAGCCTGGAGCTGGCTCTGGCCCTGGATCATCTCCTCTCCCTTCACCACGTAGTAGTCCCTGTCCCTCCCCTACCCACGGAGAACCTGCTGCCCCCAGCAGGCCTAGTCGTGCAACACAACCTTCCCGACCATCACAAG gaCCTCCTGTTGACTTCCAGCCTGGTGCACCAACATCTCAAGGCATGGAGCCCAAACGGCCACCTCCCCCTCGTCCCAACGCTCCCCCAGCCAGACCAGCGCCCCCTCAGCGTCCACCACCACCTTCAG GCCGCggtcagacagcagtgggagctCCTGGACCAGGAGGTGCTTCCAGACCG AATATCCCTCCTCGTGCCGGGGTGATCAGCATGCCCCCTCAGTCTCGCCCACCACCTCCATCTCATCCTGGAGCACCCCGACCTATCCCAGAAGTACATCCTGGAGCCCCTCGCCCCATCCCAGACACTCACCCTGGAGCCCCACGGCCCGTGCCCCCTGCTCAGGCTAAATCCATGGAATTGCCTCTGG GTCCTCCACCTGCTACTACACCCCCTTCGATGAGACCTCAGCTTCCATCACCCATGCAGGCCCCCATGCAGCCTCAACCTGCTGCCCCTTCAGTTCAGTCCCAACTTCCACCACCGATGCAGCCCACACTTCCAGCTCCTCTCCAGCCACAGCAAGCTCCTGccgctgctgctcctgctcctgctgctgctgcatctgccGTCCCTGCAGGACCCCCACAGGCTTTAGCCTCTCCTAAACCACCACCACGTTCCCGCTCTTCTCACGCTCTGCCCCCTGATGCTGCCAAGTCTGAGACAGGACCAGCTGCACAG ACTAATGGACTGAATGGATTCCAGACAGAAGCACAATGGAAGCCTGACCCCTTTGACACACTTACATCTGACGTCttgtcctcttcctcatccGCCTGGCACACCACCCAGTCCCTGACCCGAGGCTCCTCTCTGCGCACTCCTCCCTCCGTTCCTCCATCTACATTTTCCTCCAGCACTCTCCCTGCATCCTTCTCTCACCAGTCCTCTGCTCTGTCAGACCTGCAGATATTTGAttcgtcctcctcttcctcactctccacTCCATCTCCATTCACATCCTCCCTGCTACCACCTCCTCCAGTCCCGTCTCGTAGTCGCTCACAGGAGACGCTGCGTGCCTCCCCTGGCCCATTTCTTACTGACCCACTTCCCACCCGACCCAGCAGCACCAACCCCTTCACAGGACCCCTTATCCAGCAGAATCAGCAGCGCCGCTCGCTCACACCGGACTTCAGCATCCAGCTTCCACCCTCGAATTCAAACCTTCAGAGGACCATGTCTGCTCTTACTCAGCCACTCATCCCAACCCCTGCTCCACCAGCAACGTCAGCCCCACCCCCTGTTGCTACACCCACCTCCCAGCTCCAAAGGACTATGTCCCTGTTTGGACCAACACCCACTCTCAGTCCTACACCTGCACCTCTGCCCCTCACTGCTGATCtgtcttctcttcctcccttgCCTCTGGCACCGCCCTCATCCATTCCACCAGGTCCTGCACCTCGACGTCAGCCACCTCCCCCAGGAGGGAAACCAACCCAGCAATGGGTCACATTTGATGATGATTTGGATTTTTCAGCTCTAACCAAAACACCACAGACATCCCTACACATCCCTGTCTTCGCTTCCAGTTCTTTAGATTCCCAAACTCCTACTCAGCTTTCCCACTCTTTGTTTAACTCAGAGCCCGACTGGTTATCTCCGGCCTCCTTAGCATTTCCGAACCTCCCTCCTCCCATCGCACCTAGAACTGCAACCAGTAACCCAAAACTCCCAGAGAGACCCGGTGGTGACTGCTTCTTCCCCAGGGAGTCGACAGAAAGATAG
- the synj1 gene encoding synaptojanin-1 isoform X2, with amino-acid sequence MAFSKGYRIYHKLDPPPYSVIVETRTREECLMFESGAVAVLSTAEKEAIKNTYTKIVDAYGILGVLRLNLGDSMLHSLVVVTGCSSVGKVQDSEVFRVTQTDFISLKNDPGDEDRIAEVRKVLNSGHFYFAWSSTGVSMDLSLNAHRRILQDTTDNRFFWNQSLHLHLKHYGVNCDDWLLRLMCGGVEIRTIYAGHKQAKACIFSRLSSERAGTRFNVRGTNDDGQVANFVETEQVIFLDDKVSSFIQIRGSIPLFWEQPGIQKKSIKGVFMHLHGNRHPNGLDENPHLVGSHRVKLSRGFEANAPAFERHFTALRRLYGKQVIVNLLGSKEGEHMLSKAFQSHLKASEHAAAVKMVNFDYHQNVKGGKADKLHSVLKPQLDKFVEDCGFFYYSGEMGITKTQGGTIRSNCLDCLDRTNSVQAFFALEMLPNQLEIMGLTGKPQLVARFQEVFRTMWSANGDSISKIYAGTGALDGKAKLKDGARSVTRTIQNNFFDSSKQEAIDILRLGSTLNSDLADKARALLTTSSLYVTEPVLQSASPRVLLGMCQNYHKYTRPRKIRVSVGTWNVNGGKQFRSIAFRNQTLNDWLLDAPKKAGHLEFQDSKAHPIDIFAIGFQEMVELNAGNIVSASTTNQKLWAAELQKNISRDHKYVLLASEQLVGVCLFVFIRPQHAPFIRDVAVDTVKTGMGGATGNKGGVAIRLLFHTTSICFVCSHFAAGQSQVKERNDDYNEITRRLTFPMGRLLYSHDYVFWCGDFNYRISLPNEEVKDLIKQQNLDALTAGDQLLDQKNAGLIFRGFTEGKLDFAPTYKYDLFSEDYDTSEKCRTPAWTDRILWKRRKWNFNKTAEEMNVVGAASTSGENEDDPDQYWSPGTLKYYGRAELKTSDHRPVVSVIDVDILEVDPEARHQVYKDVIALQGPPDGTILVSLCSSGPDDYFDDALIDELLDKFSNFGEVILIRFVEEKMWVTFLEGYSALAALSLSASTVLGKVIDIRLKSPGWIKSLEEEMSVERICGSIPTSASSSLLAEDTDMGDDDYDMEGDVDEEVEEILPQHLQPGAGSGPGSSPLPSPRSSPCPSPTHGEPAAPSRPSRATQPSRPSQGPPVDFQPGAPTSQGMEPKRPPPPRPNAPPARPAPPQRPPPPSGRGQTAVGAPGPGGASRPNIPPRAGVISMPPQSRPPPPSHPGAPRPIPEVHPGAPRPIPDTHPGAPRPVPPAQAKSMELPLGPPPATTPPSMRPQLPSPMQAPMQPQPAAPSVQSQLPPPMQPTLPAPLQPQQAPAAAAPAPAAAASAVPAGPPQALASPKPPPRSRSSHALPPDAAKSETGPAAQTNGLNGFQTEAQWKPDPFDTLTSDVLSSSSSAWHTTQSLTRGSSLRTPPSVPPSTFSSSTLPASFSHQSSALSDLQIFDSSSSSSLSTPSPFTSSLLPPPPVPSRSRSQETLRASPGPFLTDPLPTRPSSTNPFTGPLIQQNQQRRSLTPDFSIQLPPSNSNLQRTMSALTQPLIPTPAPPATSAPPPVATPTSQLQRTMSLFGPTPTLSPTPAPLPLTADLSSLPPLPLAPPSSIPPGPAPRRQPPPPGGKPTQQWVTFDDDLDFSALTKTPQTSLHIPVFASSSLDSQTPTQLSHSLFNSEPDWLSPASLAFPNLPPPIAPRTATSNPKLPERPGGDCFFPRESTER; translated from the exons ATGGCCTTCAGCAAGGGATATCGCATTTATCACAAGCTGGACCCACCTCCCTACAGTGTCATAGTGGAAACAAGGACAAGGGAGGAATGCCTCATGTTTGAATCGGGCGCTGTTGCTGTTCTGT CGACAGCTGAGAAGGAGGccattaaaaatacatacaccAAAATTGTTGATGCCTATGGGATCCTGGGTGTCCTCCGCCTAAACCTGG GTGACTCCATGCTCCACAGTCTTGTAGTTGTGACAGGATGCAGCTCCGTGGGGAAGGTGCAGGATTCTGAGGTTTTCAGagtcacacaaacagactttATATCTCTGAAGAATGATCCAGGAGATGAGGACCGGATTGCAGAGGTGCGAAAGGTTCTCAACTCTGGACACTTCTACTTTGCCTGGTCTTCCACAGGAGTCAGCATGGACTTGAGTCTCAATGCACACCGCAGGATTCTACAAGACACTACTGATAACCGATTCTTTTG GAACCAATCTCTGCACCTGCATCTGAAACACTACGGAGTAAACTGTGATGACTGGCTGTTGAGGCTGATGTGTGGTGGTGTGGAGATCAGGACCATCTATGCAGGTCACAAACAGGCCAAGGCCTGCATCTTCTCCCGCCTCAGCTCAGAGCGAGCAGGCACTCGATTCAACGTCCGAGGAACAAATGATGATGGACAGGTGGCCAACTTTGTGGAGACTGAACAG GTTATTTTCCTGGATGACAAAGTCTCGTCCTTCATACAGATCCGTGGGTCCATTCCGCTTTTCTGGGAACAACCAGGAATCCAG AAAAAGTCCATTAAGGGTGTTTTTATGCACCTGCATGGGAATCGACACCCTAATGGACTGGATGAGAACCCCCACCTG GTTGGCTCTCACCGTGTCAAACTCTCAAGGGGATTTGAGGCAAATGCGCCAGCATTTGAAAg ACATTTCACTGCACTGCGAAGATTGTATGGAAAACAGGTGATTGTCAACCTGCTTGGGAGTAAAGAAGGAGAACACATGCTCAGCAAAGCGTTTCAG AGTCACTTGAAGGCATCAGAgcatgcagcagcagtgaaaatggTGAACTTTGACTACCATCAAAATGTGAAGGGGGGCAAGGCAGACAAACTTCACAGTGTCCTCAAACCCCAGCTCGACAAATTCGTAGAGGACTGTGGGTTCTTCTACTACTCAGGAGAGATGGGCATCACAAA GACTCAGGGTGGGACGATCAGGTCCAACTGTCTGGACTGTCTGGATAGAACCAACAGTGTACAGGCCTTTTTTGCCCTTGAG ATGCTTCCAAATCAGTTGGAGATAATGGGTCTTACAGGGAAACCCCAGCTTGTCGCCAGGTTCCAGGAGGTTTTTAGGACCATGTGGTCTGCCAATGGAGACTCTATCAGTAAAATCTACGCAGGCACCGGTGCCCTGGATGGCAAGGCCAAG CTGAAAGATGGAGCTCGTTCTGTGACAAGGACCATCCAGAACAACTTCTTTGACAGTTCTAAGCAGGAGGCCATAGACATCCTGAGGCTGGGCTCCACACTGAACAGTGATTTGGCAGACAAAGCACGGGCCTTGCTCACCACTTCCAGTCTTTATG TCACTGAGCCCGTCTTACAATCAG CCTCCCCAAGAGTATTGCTGGGAATGTGTCAGAACTACCATAAATACACAAGGCCTAGGAAGATCCGGGTATCTGTCGGTACTTGGAATGTCAATGGGGGTAAACAGTTTCGTAGCATTGCGTTCCGCAATCAGACACTTAACGATTGGCTGTTGGATGCTCCAAAGAAGGCAGGACATCTTGAGTTCCAGG ACAGCAAAGCCCACCCCATAGATATCTTTGCCATTGGTTTTCAGGAAATGGTTGAACTGAATGCCGGCAACATTGTCAGCGCCAG CACCACTAACCAGAAACTGTGGGCAGCTGAGCTTCAAAAAAATATCTCACGGGACCACAAGTATGTGCTGCTTGCTTCAGAGCAGCTGGTGggagtgtgtctgtttgttttcatccgCCCACAGCATGCACCCTTCATCAG GGATGTAGCTGTAGATACTGTAAAAACCGGGATGGGTGGGGCCACAGGCAATAAAGGAGGTGTGGCTATCCGCCTGCTGTTTCACACCACCAGTATCTGCTTCGTCTGCTCCCATTTTGCTGCTGGCCAATCACAGGTCAAGGAGAGGAACGACGACTATAATGAGATCACACGCAGGCTCACCTTCCCCATG GGTCGTCTGCTGTACTCGCATGATTACGTGTTCTGGTGTGGAGACTTTAACTATCGTATCAGCCTGCCAAATGAGGAAGTAAAAGATCTCATCAAACAGCAGAACTTGGATGCCTTGACAGCTGGGGACCAGTTGTTAGACCAGAAGAATGCTGGTTTG ATCTTCAGAGGTTTTACCGAGGGGAAGTTAGATTTTGCTCCTACCTATAAGTATGACCTCTTCTCAGAAGATTATGATACCAGTGAGAAGTGCCGCACACCAGCCTGGACTGACCGCATACtctggaagaggaggaagtggaactTTAACAAAACAG CTGAGGAGATGAATGTAGTGGGGGCAGCGTCCACATCTGGAGAGAATGAGGATGATCCAGACCAATACTGGAGCCCTGGCACTCTGAAATATTATGGCAGGGCTGAGCTTAAGACTTCAGATCACAG GCCTGTGGTGTCAGTAATAGATGTGGACATCCTGGAGGTTGACCCAGAAGCTCGACATCAGGTCTACAAAGATGTTATTGCCCTGCAGGGACCTCCAGACGGCACCATCCTGGTATCACTCTGCTCCTCCGGCCCTGATGACTACTTCGACGATGCACTCATAGACGAGCTGCTCGACAAGTTTTCTAATTTTGGAGAAGTCATCCTCATCAG GTTTGTTGAGGAGAAGATGTGGGTGACCTTCCTGGAAGGGTACTCTGCCCTGGCTGCTTTGTCTCTTAGTGCTTCCACT GTTCTAGGCAAGGTGATTGACATTCGTCTGAAGAGTCCAGGTTGGATCAAAAGTCTGGAGGAAGAGATGAGCGTGGAGAGAATCTGTGGAAGCATCCCAACCTCGGCCAGCTCTAGTCTGCTTGCTGAGGATACAGACATGGGAGACGATGATTACGATATGGAAG GTGACGTAgatgaagaggtggaggagatcCTTCCCCAGCACTTGCAGCCTGGAGCTGGCTCTGGCCCTGGATCATCTCCTCTCCCTTCACCACGTAGTAGTCCCTGTCCCTCCCCTACCCACGGAGAACCTGCTGCCCCCAGCAGGCCTAGTCGTGCAACACAACCTTCCCGACCATCACAAG gaCCTCCTGTTGACTTCCAGCCTGGTGCACCAACATCTCAAGGCATGGAGCCCAAACGGCCACCTCCCCCTCGTCCCAACGCTCCCCCAGCCAGACCAGCGCCCCCTCAGCGTCCACCACCACCTTCAG GCCGCggtcagacagcagtgggagctCCTGGACCAGGAGGTGCTTCCAGACCG AATATCCCTCCTCGTGCCGGGGTGATCAGCATGCCCCCTCAGTCTCGCCCACCACCTCCATCTCATCCTGGAGCACCCCGACCTATCCCAGAAGTACATCCTGGAGCCCCTCGCCCCATCCCAGACACTCACCCTGGAGCCCCACGGCCCGTGCCCCCTGCTCAGGCTAAATCCATGGAATTGCCTCTGG GTCCTCCACCTGCTACTACACCCCCTTCGATGAGACCTCAGCTTCCATCACCCATGCAGGCCCCCATGCAGCCTCAACCTGCTGCCCCTTCAGTTCAGTCCCAACTTCCACCACCGATGCAGCCCACACTTCCAGCTCCTCTCCAGCCACAGCAAGCTCCTGccgctgctgctcctgctcctgctgctgctgcatctgccGTCCCTGCAGGACCCCCACAGGCTTTAGCCTCTCCTAAACCACCACCACGTTCCCGCTCTTCTCACGCTCTGCCCCCTGATGCTGCCAAGTCTGAGACAGGACCAGCTGCACAG ACTAATGGACTGAATGGATTCCAGACAGAAGCACAATGGAAGCCTGACCCCTTTGACACACTTACATCTGACGTCttgtcctcttcctcatccGCCTGGCACACCACCCAGTCCCTGACCCGAGGCTCCTCTCTGCGCACTCCTCCCTCCGTTCCTCCATCTACATTTTCCTCCAGCACTCTCCCTGCATCCTTCTCTCACCAGTCCTCTGCTCTGTCAGACCTGCAGATATTTGAttcgtcctcctcttcctcactctccacTCCATCTCCATTCACATCCTCCCTGCTACCACCTCCTCCAGTCCCGTCTCGTAGTCGCTCACAGGAGACGCTGCGTGCCTCCCCTGGCCCATTTCTTACTGACCCACTTCCCACCCGACCCAGCAGCACCAACCCCTTCACAGGACCCCTTATCCAGCAGAATCAGCAGCGCCGCTCGCTCACACCGGACTTCAGCATCCAGCTTCCACCCTCGAATTCAAACCTTCAGAGGACCATGTCTGCTCTTACTCAGCCACTCATCCCAACCCCTGCTCCACCAGCAACGTCAGCCCCACCCCCTGTTGCTACACCCACCTCCCAGCTCCAAAGGACTATGTCCCTGTTTGGACCAACACCCACTCTCAGTCCTACACCTGCACCTCTGCCCCTCACTGCTGATCtgtcttctcttcctcccttgCCTCTGGCACCGCCCTCATCCATTCCACCAGGTCCTGCACCTCGACGTCAGCCACCTCCCCCAGGAGGGAAACCAACCCAGCAATGGGTCACATTTGATGATGATTTGGATTTTTCAGCTCTAACCAAAACACCACAGACATCCCTACACATCCCTGTCTTCGCTTCCAGTTCTTTAGATTCCCAAACTCCTACTCAGCTTTCCCACTCTTTGTTTAACTCAGAGCCCGACTGGTTATCTCCGGCCTCCTTAGCATTTCCGAACCTCCCTCCTCCCATCGCACCTAGAACTGCAACCAGTAACCCAAAACTCCCAGAGAGACCCGGTGGTGACTGCTTCTTCCCCAGGGAGTCGACAGAAAGATAG